The Aedes albopictus strain Foshan chromosome 1, AalbF5, whole genome shotgun sequence genomic interval TCCCTGACTGAATACCGCAACGATTTCATGATTCTGGTGTTGAAATTTTGTCGTACATGTATGCCGCGATACAGCTCAGCGATCGATATGAGTATCTGGCTCAATGTGAGCCACTTTGTCTTATCAGCTGCCTTGACAGGTTGCACGTTCACAATGACCTCTGCGCCATTCTCCGAGACGGTGTCCTCTTCCTCCTCGATGATAATTTCCAGTATCTCAACCCCATCGTGATTGTAGCACTTGCCTTCCCTGCTTAGCAGGTCATCGTCGCAGTCTGCGTCTAGGACGGTCGGAATTTCCGGTTCTTCCTGTCTGCTGTAGTTGGCCGGATTCTTCCAGCTCATCATCGACATTTGTTCAGCTTCTGGATTCGACTGTGTCGGAAAAACGGCTTCCACGCCGGTAAAGTTCTTTGCCACATCGTTGTAGAACGATTCGTTACCCTTTTCGGTAATCTTAATGAACGAGTCTTGGTCCAGCTTCAGAAAATTTTTCTCGTTCTCTATGAGGATGGTAATGGGAACGAGATTGAGTAGAACTCCTCCGAGCAGCGCCAGCAAGGCCCCGAAAATATAGTCCTTCCACGGGCAGTGGAATATAACCAACAGGAACATCAGGGTCATGGACTGACCGAACGAATGCAGGAACTTTATGACGAACATTTCCGTCTTGGCGTTGAAGATCTTCGCCAGGACTTTCCACATTTTAGAGAACACCAAGTGATAACCGTATCCTGTGGACAACAGACAACTTCATTACTCAAAACTTTACTTCAAAATAGTTTACAACTTCAATGCTAACCTCCTACCACGCTGTAGAGTAGTACGATCGCCTGATAGGTCCCCCGGTCGTCGCTGTACATGGCAACCAAGCCACTGGCCGTGACTCCGACGCATAGGAAACCAATGCCCACGAGCATCGAGCGGGTGTTGTTGAGGTTATGCCTTACGAACAGGGCCCGGTGGATGAGATTGAAGCCGTACAGCATGGCCGATGGGCAGATGAGCAGCAGCTCGACGTTGTCGATGAGGATCACGCCGAAAAAGTAGATCGGCGAGAAGATGATGACCTGCAATGAGCGAATCGGTAGGTTGagttgaaaaagaactcaaacGAGTTGGTGGCATATTTTCTAACAGAAAACACTTATTTCACAGAACTTCGTGAAAAGTCGAATTAGAGCTGAATAAAAGAGAGTTGACAGAGAACCCATTCAATCGCCCTCATAAAACAAATCGAAGTACAAGcatgaaacccactgaaaatcctctgaaacatctGACATGCCTCCCCTTAAAACCTCagtaacgcccctgagactctccAAACTCcccaaaacgcctctgaaaccatttgtaacgcctctgaaaaccgATTAAAATCCTcagaaacttcagaaaaaaacctcaaaaacaccctgaaattcctacggacatcctgtaacgcacctgagacctttcTGAGCGCCGTAGAAGTACTACGAAACTTCTGAAATGCATCCGTGAACCACCTGAAACCCCAGAAGATCTCCTGTAACGCCCCCGAAACTCcccaaaacacccctgaaactaccGGTTACGCCTCTGAAAACAACTGTGAACCCCCTCAAACTTCCAGAATTGTCTCccaaactccctgaaacactctCGGACTTCTTGAAACGCACCTAAGGCCCttaaaaacccctgaaaacgcttctgaaccccctgtaacgcctctgaagtcCGATGAAAATTccctgaagcttcttgaaatggCCCCGAAAGCCCCCTTGAACCCACTCAGACCCCCTTAAAACGCCTAAGATCCTTCGAAACCCTCGAAACGCCTCCAGTAACGCTTcaggaaaatcctctgaaacgtcaTGAAACATTCCAAAACCCCCTCGGATGCCCTGTAACGCACCGAAGCcctaagccccccccccccccccccccacctggTCTACAGGTTTTTTTAATTCGAGCCGTGTCAAGATTATCAATAAATAATAATTAAGTTTCGCCAAGTATCTAAATCTCTAAGAGTACCACtttaatcttatcatagaattttacaccTAATAAGAAGTTGAATTTCTAAATTGTGTGATTCTTATTCATGCAAAAATAACATGCACATTTTTCGGATATTCCTcgcacgattccttcagatttttttacagatacttctgcaaggatccatcgacgaattcctccagcaattctcccaTAGCTTCCCTCAAttcttccatcatggattcctacagagtgttcttctagaattcctgtagggaccagccattcctcctggaatttcccctggGGTATAATTTAGAGGTTCCCTTTTTAGggttttctgcaggtatttcttctgagatttattCACGGATTTCCccatatatttttcaaaaattctgcaaGAGATCGCTAAAATAATTCCATATGGAATTATTCGAAATTTTTgtaagagtttcttccaggattttttttccacagaattttaccacaaattattcaaaaatt includes:
- the LOC109422007 gene encoding uncharacterized protein LOC109422007 isoform X2 yields the protein MLYGFNLIHRALFVRHNLNNTRSMLVGIGFLCVGVTASGLVAMYSDDRGTYQAIVLLYSVVGGYGYHLVFSKMWKVLAKIFNAKTEMFVIKFLHSFGQSMTLMFLLVIFHCPWKDYIFGALLALLGGVLLNLVPITILIENEKNFLKLDQDSFIKITEKGNESFYNDVAKNFTGVEAVFPTQSNPEAEQMSMMSWKNPANYSRQEEPEIPTVLDADCDDDLLSREGKCYNHDGVEILEIIIEEEEDTVSENGAEVIVNVQPVKAADKTKWLTLSQILISIAELYRGIHVRQNFNTRIMKSLRYSVRELKFYSCLLLKSSDVCIFVLFLTVLPRFMSHHYNHRTKPRQMLLLSLVIISASWATFSLLLLWCDIKLRKQQDKLLIFSILFKAFGYFCVYSTKSSFWTVSGCILIGVGHAITCSYQDLVIKRKFNGRQWSLAKGALCLLSGLLVVAIAGLTNVAYIYCRIDNVLLTLLLVYCFSGSVWLVCNFRIIFR
- the LOC109422007 gene encoding uncharacterized protein LOC109422007 isoform X1, translating into MEAFINEMVEPRVLDLLMLILPKWKLLVYIFLMNVIIFSPIYFFGVILIDNVELLLICPSAMLYGFNLIHRALFVRHNLNNTRSMLVGIGFLCVGVTASGLVAMYSDDRGTYQAIVLLYSVVGGYGYHLVFSKMWKVLAKIFNAKTEMFVIKFLHSFGQSMTLMFLLVIFHCPWKDYIFGALLALLGGVLLNLVPITILIENEKNFLKLDQDSFIKITEKGNESFYNDVAKNFTGVEAVFPTQSNPEAEQMSMMSWKNPANYSRQEEPEIPTVLDADCDDDLLSREGKCYNHDGVEILEIIIEEEEDTVSENGAEVIVNVQPVKAADKTKWLTLSQILISIAELYRGIHVRQNFNTRIMKSLRYSVRELKFYSCLLLKSSDVCIFVLFLTVLPRFMSHHYNHRTKPRQMLLLSLVIISASWATFSLLLLWCDIKLRKQQDKLLIFSILFKAFGYFCVYSTKSSFWTVSGCILIGVGHAITCSYQDLVIKRKFNGRQWSLAKGALCLLSGLLVVAIAGLTNVAYIYCRIDNVLLTLLLVYCFSGSVWLVCNFRIIFR